Within the Pseudomonas putida genome, the region TTGATGTCACAGCGCCGCGAGCAGACCCAACCCCCGTAACGGCAGCGATTCACCTCGCCTTTCGGATCAGGGTGATAGGCCAGACCACCTTTCCAAGAAGGTGAACCACGCAGCTTGAGACCGCAGCCCCGGCACACGGCCTGGGTATCAGTGCAGTTATGCATTTGGTGATCCTCAGGACCGCATTGGCCAGGAGCCAGCCGCGGGTGACCAAACCCACCGTGAAAGGTGGCCTGGCGCCTGCCAATGCGGTCGATGTGAAGGGAAGGGAGGTGTGGTGTTGCAGAAGGGCTACTAAAGGGGGCCGGCGGTGGAGTCTTAGTCCGAGCCGCCGGCAAGGAGAATTACTACTCTACGGTGCAAATCCAGCGGTGGTTTTGTCGGTATGGAGCTCTGGTAAATGCAACGTCTGTTACTAGAGTCATGCCGCGCTCTTGAAGGGCTTCGGCAAGTTGAGCGAGTGTCTCTGCTTCGATAGTCATTGCTGTTACCTCGTCAGATTTACTGCGTTCATAATTCCTGACCAAGCAGGCAACTAGCAGATTCAATTTTTTTGACTGCTTCAGAGCTGCACTGGAGTGTGATCTGGTATTGGGCGCCCCGTCTCCGCGTTTCGGCTCATCCATCTAGACGCTTGGGTTTCAGCGGCCACGCCTCACAGATCACACTCCGATGCACCCTGCGATGGGGCAGGGGATCGGGCCGTCTTTACGGCTGTCACGGGTCAGCGGTGTATCAACGAGAGGCTGCTGATAATGCACATCGACCCATCTTCAGCCGGTGTGGCATCCGTGTAATCGACTTGGTTGTAAACGCCGCCGTGGAAATCCAGCACCGATGAGCGCCAGGAACTGAATAGCACGCCGCATTGGATGACTCTCCGCCGCGACGTACGAGAATTCCTACGCATCCCTGCCAATGATATTGTAGGGCCACAGCAGGCATTCCTACAGGCACCGACACACAGCATGGATGTTTATCTCGACTCTTCCTCCGTTAAAGCTCGCACAGCCCACTCCAACCCCCCGTGGTCCAGTGACGAACTGATACTTGCTCTAGATCTTTACCTGCGGCACCGTCCTTCTCTGCCCTCACCAAAACACCCAGACGTTCAAGAGCTTTCTTTGTTCCTTGGCAAGATGGGTAAGGCCCTGGGTATAGGCCCTGTTACAAACTTCCGTAATGCCAATGGCGTGTGCATGAAGCTCGGCAATTTCAGGCAATGGGATCCGGACTACACCAGCGCTGGCAAAACTGGCCTGGTGAAGGGCAACAAAGGTGAGGCGGTGGTATGGAATGATTACGCCGAGGCGCCCGAGCGTTTAGCTAAGGTTGTCAATGCCATCAGAGTTGCTGTAGAGCATCACCTATCTAGCGCAATCGCAGATCAGGCCTTGGGCGGCGGCGATGAGCCTGAGATCCAGGAGGCGGAGGAGGGTAAGGTGCTGACGAGGTTACATCGGTGCCGTGAGAGAGACCGAAGGCTGGTGGCAAGTAAGAAAAAGCAGGCGATGGCGAAGTTTGGAAAGCTGGTGTGTGAAGCCTGTGGCTTTGACTTCGCTACTCGATACGGTGACGTCGGAGAAGGGCTTATCGACGTGCATCATACGAAGCCTGTCCATACCCTCCAACCCGGTGACAAGACGCACCTCAATGACTTGGCATTGTTATGCGCGAACTGTCATAGGGTCGTCCACTCAACCAAAGGGTGGCTTGAAATCGATCAGCTCAAAGCTGCGTTGGCAAGCGGTAAGATGTAGCGAGGCTATAACCCAGCTCGATGGTGAACATCGTGCGACGCCTCGAGCCGCTCTGGTCGCCTTTGTATTTCGCCGTCGTAATGAGAAATTCTTCGAAACCGTTTCAACTCGAACTGGCCCCTTCCAAGAGGCCAGTAGCGACACTGGGATATCTACCGCTTCATCCCAACTCGGCATCGTCGAGCAGCGCCTTTGCCAGTGCACTCAGGTAGCGGGATGCCCAGATCAATTGCGGGTTTTCTTCCATGAGGCAGGTAAAGGTCAAACCCCCGCACACAGCCCATTAATTCTGAGGCTTGCTCCGTTGCATTCTGGTAGGGGATGCCAGGTGCGATGCAGAACAGCGGTTCGGTTCGACCTTCTGTCTGGTAGAACATGGTTTTGCCCGGTGTGGTTTTCTCAGTAGTGCTGTCTTTTGGCATGGCTTGTTTCCCTGAAAGTCCGGGGGCCTGGGCTGGCCCTATCGCCGGTAAGCCGGGCCCTCACAGATTTCACCGGGTACCTAAGGGCCGTTTACAACCTCAGGGGCAGTGCCGTGGGGGAACGTTTCCCTTCGAAAGAGCCAGGCCAGACTTGACGTGATGCCGCTTAGTGCAGCGTTCCTTTCTCAGTCGGCATCTGCACCTGCGCCAATGCAACCTCAAGCAATTTGCGCAAGGTTTCGAGCTCGTGCATGGAGGTCATGATCAACAAGGAGGACGGCGACTTGGGTTGCATCATCATCGCCTGCTGCGCCACGGCTTCGGCGCACAGTGCGTAATCTGCAGCCAGCATCAGCGTATCTTCGAGGGTGTGGAGGTGGTGGGGTGGATCAGGGACGATTTTTAACATCGGACTGTGTTCTCTGTGGGGCCGCCGCCAATCCGCTGTCAAACGCAAAGGTGGCAGCTGTGCATGGGTTGACAGACCGGCGAACACAGAAACCGGCGCACGCACGCGTGCCCCATACACAACCGCCATGAACGGTAATGCCCTGTATATCGTCGCGGCCTGTCAAAGCCGGTCGTTGATGTGCAACGACTGGCCGAGACTAGGACGCTGATAAACCGACCGCAACGAAAAACAGGCGGCGGCAGTATCTTTGGGAAATGCCCTACAGGAAAGGGGTTCAATCTGATTTTTTCAGCGCTCACCTGTAACTGCTGGTAACGCGCAGGCAGCCGAAAACGTTGCCTCAGCTAGTCGGGTCTTGCCCCAACACCTTGCTCAACGCCACACGCGCATCTTCAAGCTGCACCAGCGAAGCATGCCTTGCACCCAGTGCGTCGCCGTTCTGGATAGCCGTGAGAATCGCTTTGTGCCGGGGCAGGGCGAGTTGGTCGAAGTTTGGCCGCTGGTTGGAATAGCGCACCGATTCGCGCAGGGCCATCGACAACATGTTGCACAGGTAGGCCAGCAGGTCGTTGTGGGTGGCGTCGGCGATGCGGGCGTGGAAGTCCAGGTCGGGTTGCAGGCGCTCTTCATGGGTGCGCGCCGCTTCCATGCGCTGGTAGGCCTCGCCGATCGACGCGACATCCTCGGGGCTGGCGTTGGTGGCGGCCAGCGCGGCGGCGGCCGGTTCGATGACCCAGCGCACGCTGGACAGGGTATTGAAAAAGTCCTTTTGAGGGGTGGCCTGCATCAGCCAGTGCAGCACGTCGGGGTCGAGCATGTGCCAGTCATGGCGGGGCCGCACCAGCGTGCCGACCCGCGGCCGCGCTTCGACCAGGCCCTTGGCGGTCAGGGCGCGCATCGCTTCGCGGAATACCGGCCGGCTGATCGCGTAGCTTTCGCACAGGCTGGCCTCGGAGGGCAGCTTTTGCCCGGGTGCGAGTTGGCCGGATACGATTTGCAGGCCGAGGTCCTGGACCAGGGTGGCGTGCATGCTTTTGCGCGTGGTGGGCTGGCGGTAGTTCATGGGGGGCGCGGGAGGTCCTTCGAGCGGGGTGGGCATCATAGCATTAGTGGTCGAGGGGCGGCCTGTGGGGCGGGGCTGGGCGGGGTGATTTGTCAGTGGGAAGTGTTGCGGTAAAGGGCGTGGGCTTCGCCCTCAAGCGGTACACCGCCGCTACTGCGCGGCGGTGTTGCGGGTTGGTCAGTGCGAATGCTTGGGCACCGCAGCGCCACGGCAGCCAACCAGGAAGTCGAAATCGCAACCTTCGTCAGCCTGCATCACATGGTCCAGATACAGCTTCGCATAACCGCCACTGATCAACTGGGGTGGCGCTTGCAGGTCGGCCAGGCGGCCAGCCAGTTCTTCGGCGCTGATGTCCAGGTGCAGCCGGCCTTCCTTGCAGTCCAGCTCGATCCAGTCACCTTCGCGCACGGCTGCCAATGGCCCGCCCGCAGCAGCCTCGGGTGCCACGTGCAGCACCACGGTGCCGTAGGCAGTACCACTCATGCGGGCGTCGGAAATGCGCACCATGTCGGTCACGCCCTGGGCCAGCAGCTTGGCCGGCAGGCCCATGTTGCCCACCTCGGCCATGCCCGGGTAACCCTTGGGCCCGCAGTACTTCATCACCAGCACCGAATTGGCGTCCACATCCAACTCGGGGTCGTTGATGCGTGCTTTGTAGTCCTCGAAGTTCTCGAACACCACGGCGCGGCCGCGGTGCTGCATCAGCGCTGGTGTGGCGGCTGAGGGCTTGAGCACCGCACCCTTTGGCGCCAGGTTGCCGCGCAGGATGCAGATGCCGCCATCGGCTACCAGTGGTTTATCGAGCGGGCGGATGACTTCTTCGTCATACAGCGGCGCGGCCAGGCAGTTGTCCCACAGGCTTTTGCCGTTGGCGGTCAATGCGGTGGGATTGGGCAGCAGGCCATGCTCGCCCAGGCGGCGGATGACAGCGGGCAGGCCGCCGGCGTAGTAGAACTCTTCCATCAGGAAGCGGCCCGAGGGCTGCAAGTCGACCAAGGTCGGTGTGCCGCGGCCGACGCGGGTCCAGTCTTCCAGTTGTAGGTCTACGCCAATGCGCCCGGCAATGGCCTTGAGGTGGATCACTGCGTTGGTCGAACCACCGATGGCGGCGTTGACGCGGATGGCGTTCTCGAAGGCTTCGCGGGTGAGGATCTTCGACAGGCGCAGGTCTTCGCGGACCATGTCGACAATGCGCATGCCCGACAGGTGGGCCAGAACATAGCGGCGGGCATCCACCGCGGGGATGGCGGCGTTGTGCGGCAGCGAGGTGCCCAGCGCTTCGGCCATGCAGGCCATGGTCGACGCGGTGCCCATGGTGTTGCAGGTGCCTGCCGAGCGCGACATGCCGGCCTCGGCGGAGAGGAATTCGTTGAGGTCGATCTGGCCGGCCTTATAGGCCTCGTGCATCTGCCAGACGATGGTGCCGGCGCCAATGTCCTTGCCTTTGTGCTTGCCGTTGAGCATCGGCCCGCCGGTGACCACGATCGCTGGCACATCGCAGCTGGCGGCGCCCATCAGCAGTGCCGGGGTGGTCTTGTCGCAGCCAGTCAGCAGCACCACGGCGTCCACCGGGTTGCCACGGATCGCTTCTTCCACATCCATGCTCGCCAGGTTGCGCGTCAGCATGGCGGTGGGGCGCAGGTTGGACTCGCCGCTGGAAAACACCGGGAACTCCACCGGGAAGCCACCCGCCTCCAGCACGCCTTTTTTGACGTGCTCGGCAATCTTGCGGAAGTGGGCGTTGCACGGGGTCAGCTCCGACCAGGTGTTGCAGATGCCGATGATCGGCTTGCCCTGGAATTCGTGGTCCGGGATGCCTTGGTTCTTCATCCAGCTGCGGTACATGAAGCCGTTTTTGTCGGCGGTACCAAACCATTGGGCGGAGCGCAGGGGGCGGTTGTTGTCAGACATAAGCGGAACACCTAATTAGTATTACTATTTGTCGTTGTGATGCTGACTCTACCGCCTGAAAAGGCATATGTGAAGGGTTGTTGTTTTAAATAGTAATACTATATTATCGATTTGCCAGGTTAGCGGTCTGCCAAAAAGCCCCGGCCAGGTGCTGTGCCCATTACAAGAACAATTGGAGACATCGCCATGATTCAGGAGCAGCGGCTCGTCCGCCTGATCACACTGAAACTCATCCCTTTTCTGGTTCTGCTTTACCTGGTGGCCTATGTCGATCGCTCGGCAGTAGGCTTTGCCAAGCTGCACATGGGCGCCGACATTGGCCTGGGTGACGCGGCCTATGGCCTTGGCGCCGGGCTATTTTTCATCGGTTATTTTCTTTTCGAAGTGCCGAGCAACCTGTTGCTCGACCGCTTCGGCGCGCGTCGCTGGTTCGCCCGCATCCTGGTGACCTGGGGCGCGATTACCGTAGGCATGGCGTTTGTCACCGGGCCCAACGGTTTCTACGTGATGCGCTTCTTGCTGGGGGCCGCCGAGGCGGGCTTCTTCCCGGGGGTGCTGTACTACATCACCCAGTGGTACCCGGTGCGCCATCGCGGCAAGATCCTCGGTTTCTTCATTCTCTCGCAGCCGCTTGCCATGCTGATCACCGGGCCGCTTTCGGGCGCGCTGCTGGGGCTTGAGGGCAGTTATGGCCTGCATGGCTGGCAGTGGTTGTTCATCTGTATCGGTACCCCGGCAATGCTGCTGGCCTGGCCCACCTTACGCCTGCTGCCGGACGGCCCTGCCAAGGTGCGCTGGCTCAGCGACGAGCAGCGCAACTGGTTGCAGGAGCAGTTGGCCAACGACCTGCGCGAGTTTGGCCAGACCCGCCATGGCAACCCGCTGCATGCCCTGAAAGACAGCCGGGTGCTTTTGCTGGCGCTGTTCTACCTGCCGATGACCCTGAGCATCTATGGCCTGGGCCTTTGGCTGCCAACGCTGATCCATCAGTTTGGCGGCAGTGACCTGGTCACCGGTTTCGTCTCGGCGGTGCCTTACCTGTTCGGCATCATCGGGCTGTTGATCGTGCCGCGTAGCTCCGACCGCCTGAACGACCGCTATGGCCATCTGGGCCTGCTGTACGCCTTGGGTGCAATCGGCCTGTTCTTCAGCGCCTGGCTGACGGTGCCGGTGCTGCAGTTGGCCGCGCTGTGCCTGGTGGCGTTCGCGCTGTTCTCCTGCACGGCCATCTTCTGGACGCTGCCGGGGCGGTTCTTCTCCGGTGCCAGCGCGGCTGCGGGCATCGCCTTGATCAACTCGATCGGCAACCTCGGCGGCTACCTGGGCCCGTTCGGCATCGGCGCGCTGAAGGAGTACACCGGGCAACTGTCGTCGGGCCTGTACTTCCTGGCGCTGGTCATGCTGTGCGGGGTGCTGCTCACGGGCGTGGTCTACAACCGCCTGGAGCGCCGCCAGCGCCTGGCTTCCTCACGGGCGGCCGAAGCCTCCCGCTAACCTTTGCAACCGACAAGCGAGCACAAGCATGCGACTGATCCAATTCGAAACCGCCGCCGGCGCGCGCCACGTGGGCGTGGTGGAAGGCGAGTACGCCCTTGAAGTACTTGGCGCCAGCAGCACCCGTGAACTGGCTCTGCAGGCCATCGCCGCGGGCCGTGACCTGGCCAGCGAAGTGCGGGCCGCCGGGCTCGGTGAGCGCCATGACTACCTGGCACTGCTGGCCGAAGGCCGCGTACTGCCACCGCTGGACCACCCGGACCCGGCCCACTGCCTGGTGACCGGCACCGGCCTGACCCACCTGGGAAGCGCCGCCACCCGCGACAAGATGCACCAGCAGCAAGCCGAAGGCGCCGTCACCGACAGCATGCGCATGTTCCAGTGGGGCCTGGAGGGCGGTCGGCCGGCAGCGGGCGAGGAGGGCGCGCAGCCTGAGTGGTTCTACAAGGGCGACGGCGGCATCGTCGTGCGCCCCGGTGCCGACCTGCCGCTGCCGGCTTTTGCCGAAGATGCTGGCGAAGAGCCGGAGCTGGTCGGGCTGTACCTGATCGGACCCGACGGCACGCCATACCGCCTCGGCTACGCCTTGGGCAACGAGTTTTCCGACCATGTGATGGAGCGGCGCAACTACCTGTACCTGGCGCATTCCAAGCTGCGCGCCTGCAGCTTCGGCCCGGAGCTGCGCCTGGGAGCATTGCCGGCTCACCTTGAAGGCACCAGCCGCATCCTGCGCGATGGCCAGGTGCTGTGGAGCAAGCCGTTCCTGTCGGGTGAGCAGAACATGTGCCACAGCTTCGAGAACCTTGAGTTTCACCACTTCAAGTATGACCAGTTCCTGCGTGCTGGCGATATCCATGTGCACTATTTCGGCACCGCCACGCTGTCGTTTGCCGACGGCGTTCAGGCTCGCCCGGGCGATACCTTCGAGGTCAGCCTCGACGCCTTTGGCCAGCCGCTGCGCAATGGTATTGGCGCAGCGGCCGGGCAGGTTCGCCCCGGGGTAGTGAAAAGCCTTTGAGTGTATTGCCGGCCAGTCGACGAAGTCGGGACCGCTGTGCGGTCCATCGCCGGCAAGCCAGCGCCCACAGGGCCCGCGCAAACCTCAAGGGGCTGGGCGCCATGTGCCACCGAGCCCTCTTTCTTTGTTACAGGAGTCAACCATGTCTGGAAGCAACTTCATTGGCGGCCAGCGCAGCGCTGCCGGCAGCGTCCGCCTGCAAAGCTTCGATGCACGCACCGGCGAAGCATTGCCGGTGGTCTTCACCCAGGCCACCCCTGAGGAAGTGGCCGCCGCCGCCCAGGCCGCCGAAGCGGCATTTGCCGAATACAATGCGCTGGCACCAGAGCGCCGCGCGCAGTTTCTGGATGCCATCGCCGACCAGCTGGACGCGCTGGACGATACCTTCGTCGCCACAGTGTGCCGCGAGACTGCGCTGCCGGCTGCGCGCATCCAGGGCGAGCGTGGCCGTACCAGCAACCAGATGCGCCTGTTCGCCAAGGTGCTGCGCCGTGGCGACTACCTGGGGGCGCGTATCGACCGTGCGCAGCCACAGCGCCAGCCACTGCCACGCCCTGACCTGCGCCAGTACCGTACCGGCCTTGGCCCGGTGGCGGTGTTCGGCGCCAGCAACTTCCCATTGGCCTTCTCCACGGCAGGCGGCGACACCGCTGCGGCGCTGGCTGCCGGCTGCCCGGTGGTGGTCAAGGCACACAGCGGCCATATGGCCACTGCAGAGCAGGTAGCAGAAGCTATCGAGCGTGCGGCAGTGGCCACCGGCATGCCTGCCGGGGTGTTCAACATGATCTACGGCGCCGGTGTCGGTGAAGCGCTGGTGCGCCACCCGGCGATCCAGGCGGTCGGCTTCACCGGTTCGCTCAAGGGCGGCCGTGCCCTGTGCGATCTGGCGGCGGCGCGCCCGCAGCCTATCCCGGTGTTTGCCGAAATGAGCAGCATCAACCCGGTGCTGGTGTTGCCCGCGGCGCTGCAGGCCCGCGGCGAGCAGGTGGCCAAGGAACTGGCCGCCTCGGTGGTGCTGGGCTGCGGGCAGTTCTGCACCAACCCCGGGTTGGTGATCGGCATCGCTGGCGCAGCGTTCGACACCTTCGTCACGGCACTGGCTGCGCAAATGGCCGACCAGCCCGCGCAGACCATGCTCAACGCCGGTACCTTGCGCAGCTACACCAGCGGCGTACAGCGCCTGCAGCGCCACCCGGGCGTGCGCCATCTGGCCGGTGCCGAGCAGGTCGGCGACCAGGCCCGGGCACAGCTGTTCCAGGCTGATGTGAGCGTGCTGCTAAGCGGCGACGAGCTGTTGCAGGAAGAGGTTTTCGGGCCTGCCACGGTGGTGGTCGAGGTGGCCGACGAAGCCGAACTGCGCCGCGCGCTGCAAGCCCTGCACGGGCAACTGACCGCCACCCTGATTGCCGAGCCGGAAGACTTCCAGCGCTTTGCCGCGCTGGTGCCGCTGCTGCAGCGCAAGGCCGGCCGCCTGTTGGTCAACGGCTACCCGACTGGCGTCGAGGTGTGTGATGCAATGGTGCATGGCGGCCCTTACCCGGCCACCTCCGATGCCCGGGGTACCTCCGTCGGCACCCTGGCCATCGACCGCTTTCTGCGCCCGGTGTGCTACCAGGACTACCCAGACGCGCTGTTACCCGACGCCCTGAAAAACGCCAACCCGTTGGGCGTGCAGCGCCTGGTCGACGGCCAGCACAGCCGTGACCCGCTGAGCTGACGCCGGGGCTGGCTATGGCTCGAGGGCTGGGGCGTGCAAGGCCTCCAATGCGTCAGGGTGCGCGTAGGAGCGATCAGCTCCTACGTTGCACGCCTCGGCAGTTGGCGCTTTTGGTGCATCGCAGTCAGTCAACCCACCGCCACAGCGGTTCATCCAGCAACCCAACCCCGCGCAGCTGTGTCTGCCCCTGAACCTTCTCCAGCTCCAGTAAGTTGCACCCGTCACAGGCTGACAGCGCCTCAATCAGCGGCGCACTGTGCGACACCACCCAAACCTGGCTCCGCCGCGAAGCACGAACGATCAACCGCGCCAGCGCGGGCAGCAGGTCGGCATGGAGGCTGGTTTCCGGCTCGTTCAGCACCATCAGCGACGGCGGCCGTGGCGTCAGCAGCGCAGCCATCAACAGCAGATACCGCAACGTACCATCCGACAATTCGCTACCGCCCAGTGGGCGCAACAGCCCATGCTGGTGCAGCCGCACGCTGAACAGCCCGCCCGGCGGTGCATCAATCTCCAAGCGGCTACCGGGAAACGCGTCATCCAATGCCGCTACCAGGTCCTCCACCTCACCAATCTCGATAATGGTCTGCAACGCCGAGGCAAGGTTGCGGCCGTCATGGTGCAGCACCGGCGAGCGGGTCCCCAGCTGGGGTTGGCGGCAAGGGGCGTCGCGGTCGATACGGAAATGATCGTAAAAGCGCCAGCTGTTGATGAACGCCCGCAGCTCACCAATCTCCGGCGCCTGCCGTGGCCGGCCCACGATGTTGAAGAAGCTCTCGCAGCTGTCGGCATGTTGATCGAGTACCGTCCAACCATTGCCCTCCCGCGCACGAACCATGGCGTTCTTGCGCTCCACCAGCAAGGACGATGGGCGATAAGCCCCAGCGCCCCAGATGGCTTCGGTCTTGATCTCAGGGTCGAGCATGAAGGCGGTGGGATAGGGCAGGGGTATCGGCAAGCCCAGCGAGATGGCAAAGCCGAAATCTTCGGTGGCGAACCCCAGGCGCAGACGTTTGGCTTCGCTCGGGTGCTGGCCTTGGATGGGCACTTCACCGCGTTTCATGCGTGCACTCATCTCTGGCCCCGCCCACCAGGTCGAATCCAACCCGCCTTCGCGGGCAAGCGCTTCGATCACGCCACCCTGAGCGGTCTCTGCGAGCAGGCGCAGGGCTTTGTACAGATTGGATTTGCCGCTGCCGTTTGCGCCGGTCACCAGGTTGAGTTGGCTCAAGGGCAACACAAGGTGGTTGATGGAGCGGTAGTTGCCGATGGCGAGGGTGGTGAGCATGCGGTGCGTCCCAGGTTTGACTCAAGGCCTGATTGTGGTTGAACTGCACCTGGCTTACTACCTCTTGGGCGAGGTCCTTTCGCGACACAAGGCCGCTCCGGCGAGGGGCGGCGTAGGTCTGCAGGTAGGGGTAGGGTCACGGGGTTTTCATCGTGCCCAGTTCGGCATCGTCGAGCAGGGCTTTGGCCAGGGCGCAGAGGTAGTGCGAGGCCCACAGCAGCTGAGGTTTATCTTCCATCAGGCCGTCGAGGGTCAGGTCGCGGGCGTAGCCCATCAGTTCCGAGGCTTGTTCGCGGGCGCTTTGGCAGGGGATGCCGGGCTCGATGCGAAAGAGGGGGTGGGTCTGGTTTTCGCCTTGGTAGAAGACGGTTTTGCCCACGGTGAATGCGGTGTGTTCGGTGGCCATGGTGTGATCTCCCTGAAGTTGTAACTGCCTGGGCTGGCCCTATCGCCGGCAAGCCGGCTCCCACCTGGACTTGCGCCAACTTTTAGAAATTGGGCAAGACCTGTGCTTCCACAGGCAAAGCGCAAGCCTGAAGAACTGCGCGATCGTGGTGGGAGCCGGCTTGCCGGCGATGGGCTGCGCAGCAGCCCTTGGGTCCGCGTTGCAGCCCAGCCGAACCCCACAGGTTTCACCGTGCGCCTGAGTGGCGTCTACGACTCAGCGGCGGTGCTGTGCAAGGAAGCTAGCCCGTGAAGAAGCCAGGCCAGGCCGATCATGATGAGGATTAATGCAGCGTTTGTGGATCGGCTGGCTTTTGTATTTGTGCCAGTGCTGACTCGAGCAATTTGCGCAGGGCATCAAGTTCGTGCATCGAGGTCATGATCATCACGGATACGGGGGCTTTCGGCTGCATCAACATCGCCTGCTGGGCCACGATCTCGGCGCAGAGCGCGTAGTCGGCAGCCATCATCAGCGTGTCTTCGAGGGAATGGGGATTGTGAGGCGGATCGGGGACGATCTTGAGCATGATGAAACTCCAACGTCGAAGGGTGGAGCTACCACGGTCTTGCTGTCAAACAATGAGGTGGCAGCTGTACGCGGGTTGACAGACCGAGACGTTGGCACTCGGCGCACCAGAGGTGCCCGCACGTACAGCCACCATAAAAGTGTGCACATGTGGACAACGAAGACGGCCTGTCAAAACCGATCGCTGAATTGGCAGCGACGGGCCGAGACTAGAATCCACGTTGGGCATGTGCAACGAAAAACAGGCGGCGGCAGTATCTTTGGGAAATGCCCTACAGGAAAGGGGTTAAATCTGATTTTTTCAGCCGTTCGATGTAACAGCTTGTATCCCGCGGGCAGTCAAAATCCACATAGCAAAAAATGACCAGTGTGGCGAACAGCGGGATACAAACCTTGGGCTGGGTTCGATGAAAACTGGATAGCGCTACCGGCTAATGCCAAGCAGAGCTGGCACCTGTTCCTGGCTGTTCTGTTCGCCTTGGCATAGAGGCGCGCGAACAATAGAGCTCTAACGACTGTGGGTGCGCAGCCATTCATCAGCGACGTCGCCCATGTTGGCTGGAGCCCCGCTCTTTATCCAGGCCATGAAGGTACGGTCGAACTTGAAAGCCTCCCCGCATTCCCTGAGCAGGAACTGCCGAACCTTCTGCGTGTTCCGGTAGCC harbors:
- a CDS encoding HNH endonuclease, translated to MDVYLDSSSVKARTAHSNPPWSSDELILALDLYLRHRPSLPSPKHPDVQELSLFLGKMGKALGIGPVTNFRNANGVCMKLGNFRQWDPDYTSAGKTGLVKGNKGEAVVWNDYAEAPERLAKVVNAIRVAVEHHLSSAIADQALGGGDEPEIQEAEEGKVLTRLHRCRERDRRLVASKKKQAMAKFGKLVCEACGFDFATRYGDVGEGLIDVHHTKPVHTLQPGDKTHLNDLALLCANCHRVVHSTKGWLEIDQLKAALASGKM
- a CDS encoding FadR/GntR family transcriptional regulator, whose protein sequence is MNYRQPTTRKSMHATLVQDLGLQIVSGQLAPGQKLPSEASLCESYAISRPVFREAMRALTAKGLVEARPRVGTLVRPRHDWHMLDPDVLHWLMQATPQKDFFNTLSSVRWVIEPAAAALAATNASPEDVASIGEAYQRMEAARTHEERLQPDLDFHARIADATHNDLLAYLCNMLSMALRESVRYSNQRPNFDQLALPRHKAILTAIQNGDALGARHASLVQLEDARVALSKVLGQDPTS
- a CDS encoding IlvD/Edd family dehydratase, which codes for MSDNNRPLRSAQWFGTADKNGFMYRSWMKNQGIPDHEFQGKPIIGICNTWSELTPCNAHFRKIAEHVKKGVLEAGGFPVEFPVFSSGESNLRPTAMLTRNLASMDVEEAIRGNPVDAVVLLTGCDKTTPALLMGAASCDVPAIVVTGGPMLNGKHKGKDIGAGTIVWQMHEAYKAGQIDLNEFLSAEAGMSRSAGTCNTMGTASTMACMAEALGTSLPHNAAIPAVDARRYVLAHLSGMRIVDMVREDLRLSKILTREAFENAIRVNAAIGGSTNAVIHLKAIAGRIGVDLQLEDWTRVGRGTPTLVDLQPSGRFLMEEFYYAGGLPAVIRRLGEHGLLPNPTALTANGKSLWDNCLAAPLYDEEVIRPLDKPLVADGGICILRGNLAPKGAVLKPSAATPALMQHRGRAVVFENFEDYKARINDPELDVDANSVLVMKYCGPKGYPGMAEVGNMGLPAKLLAQGVTDMVRISDARMSGTAYGTVVLHVAPEAAAGGPLAAVREGDWIELDCKEGRLHLDISAEELAGRLADLQAPPQLISGGYAKLYLDHVMQADEGCDFDFLVGCRGAAVPKHSH
- a CDS encoding MFS transporter; amino-acid sequence: MIQEQRLVRLITLKLIPFLVLLYLVAYVDRSAVGFAKLHMGADIGLGDAAYGLGAGLFFIGYFLFEVPSNLLLDRFGARRWFARILVTWGAITVGMAFVTGPNGFYVMRFLLGAAEAGFFPGVLYYITQWYPVRHRGKILGFFILSQPLAMLITGPLSGALLGLEGSYGLHGWQWLFICIGTPAMLLAWPTLRLLPDGPAKVRWLSDEQRNWLQEQLANDLREFGQTRHGNPLHALKDSRVLLLALFYLPMTLSIYGLGLWLPTLIHQFGGSDLVTGFVSAVPYLFGIIGLLIVPRSSDRLNDRYGHLGLLYALGAIGLFFSAWLTVPVLQLAALCLVAFALFSCTAIFWTLPGRFFSGASAAAGIALINSIGNLGGYLGPFGIGALKEYTGQLSSGLYFLALVMLCGVLLTGVVYNRLERRQRLASSRAAEASR
- the araD1 gene encoding AraD1 family protein — protein: MRLIQFETAAGARHVGVVEGEYALEVLGASSTRELALQAIAAGRDLASEVRAAGLGERHDYLALLAEGRVLPPLDHPDPAHCLVTGTGLTHLGSAATRDKMHQQQAEGAVTDSMRMFQWGLEGGRPAAGEEGAQPEWFYKGDGGIVVRPGADLPLPAFAEDAGEEPELVGLYLIGPDGTPYRLGYALGNEFSDHVMERRNYLYLAHSKLRACSFGPELRLGALPAHLEGTSRILRDGQVLWSKPFLSGEQNMCHSFENLEFHHFKYDQFLRAGDIHVHYFGTATLSFADGVQARPGDTFEVSLDAFGQPLRNGIGAAAGQVRPGVVKSL
- a CDS encoding aldehyde dehydrogenase (NADP(+)) gives rise to the protein MSGSNFIGGQRSAAGSVRLQSFDARTGEALPVVFTQATPEEVAAAAQAAEAAFAEYNALAPERRAQFLDAIADQLDALDDTFVATVCRETALPAARIQGERGRTSNQMRLFAKVLRRGDYLGARIDRAQPQRQPLPRPDLRQYRTGLGPVAVFGASNFPLAFSTAGGDTAAALAAGCPVVVKAHSGHMATAEQVAEAIERAAVATGMPAGVFNMIYGAGVGEALVRHPAIQAVGFTGSLKGGRALCDLAAARPQPIPVFAEMSSINPVLVLPAALQARGEQVAKELAASVVLGCGQFCTNPGLVIGIAGAAFDTFVTALAAQMADQPAQTMLNAGTLRSYTSGVQRLQRHPGVRHLAGAEQVGDQARAQLFQADVSVLLSGDELLQEEVFGPATVVVEVADEAELRRALQALHGQLTATLIAEPEDFQRFAALVPLLQRKAGRLLVNGYPTGVEVCDAMVHGGPYPATSDARGTSVGTLAIDRFLRPVCYQDYPDALLPDALKNANPLGVQRLVDGQHSRDPLS
- a CDS encoding AAA family ATPase — encoded protein: MLTTLAIGNYRSINHLVLPLSQLNLVTGANGSGKSNLYKALRLLAETAQGGVIEALAREGGLDSTWWAGPEMSARMKRGEVPIQGQHPSEAKRLRLGFATEDFGFAISLGLPIPLPYPTAFMLDPEIKTEAIWGAGAYRPSSLLVERKNAMVRAREGNGWTVLDQHADSCESFFNIVGRPRQAPEIGELRAFINSWRFYDHFRIDRDAPCRQPQLGTRSPVLHHDGRNLASALQTIIEIGEVEDLVAALDDAFPGSRLEIDAPPGGLFSVRLHQHGLLRPLGGSELSDGTLRYLLLMAALLTPRPPSLMVLNEPETSLHADLLPALARLIVRASRRSQVWVVSHSAPLIEALSACDGCNLLELEKVQGQTQLRGVGLLDEPLWRWVD
- a CDS encoding DUF3077 domain-containing protein, whose amino-acid sequence is MATEHTAFTVGKTVFYQGENQTHPLFRIEPGIPCQSAREQASELMGYARDLTLDGLMEDKPQLLWASHYLCALAKALLDDAELGTMKTP